From Cellulomonas dongxiuzhuiae, the proteins below share one genomic window:
- the panB gene encoding 3-methyl-2-oxobutanoate hydroxymethyltransferase, translating to MSTSDAPTPRRVRVHHLQAAKERGERLTMLTAYDAVTARIFDEAGIDMLLVGDSMGNTMHGHLTTLPVTLDEIIVAARAVAGAARRAFVVADLPFGSYEAGPEQALASAVRVMKETGVAAVKLEGGERSVPQIRALSQAGIPVVAHLGYTPQSENALGGPRVQGRGHAAEEISQDAVAVTEAGAVAIVLEMVPAPVAARITEVVRVPTIGIGAGPQCDGQVLVWVDMAGMGDWTPRFAKRFGEIGAALTAAARDYADEVRSGTFPAAGHAFDA from the coding sequence ATGTCGACCAGTGACGCCCCGACACCCCGCCGCGTACGCGTGCACCACCTGCAGGCCGCCAAGGAGCGCGGTGAGCGGCTGACCATGCTGACCGCCTACGACGCCGTCACGGCGCGCATCTTCGACGAGGCCGGCATCGACATGCTGCTCGTCGGCGACTCCATGGGGAACACCATGCACGGGCACCTCACCACCCTGCCCGTGACGCTCGACGAGATCATCGTGGCCGCGCGCGCCGTCGCGGGTGCGGCCCGGCGCGCGTTCGTCGTCGCCGACCTCCCCTTCGGGTCGTACGAGGCGGGCCCCGAGCAGGCCCTCGCGAGCGCCGTGCGCGTCATGAAGGAGACGGGCGTCGCCGCCGTCAAGCTCGAGGGCGGCGAGCGGTCGGTGCCGCAGATCCGCGCGCTGAGCCAGGCCGGCATCCCCGTCGTGGCCCACCTCGGCTACACGCCGCAGTCGGAGAACGCGCTGGGTGGGCCTCGCGTGCAGGGCCGAGGCCACGCGGCCGAGGAGATCAGCCAGGACGCGGTCGCCGTGACGGAGGCCGGTGCGGTCGCGATCGTGCTGGAGATGGTGCCCGCCCCCGTCGCGGCCCGCATCACCGAGGTCGTCCGGGTGCCCACGATCGGCATCGGCGCCGGCCCGCAGTGCGACGGCCAGGTGCTCGTGTGGGTCGACATGGCGGGCATGGGCGACTGGACCCCGCGGTTCGCCAAGCGCTTCGGCGAGATCGGCGCGGCGCTGACGGCCGCGGCGCGGGACTACGCCGACGAGGTGCGCTCGGGCACGTTCCCGGCCGCCGGCCACGCGTTCGACGCGTGA
- a CDS encoding SPOR domain-containing protein, translating into MTEYFYNTRTNQVEEGRQSDWSQLMGPYATREEAAQALERARARNDAWDAQDLER; encoded by the coding sequence GTGACCGAGTACTTCTACAACACCCGGACCAACCAGGTGGAGGAGGGGCGCCAGAGCGACTGGTCGCAGCTCATGGGTCCCTACGCCACCCGTGAGGAGGCGGCGCAGGCGCTCGAGAGGGCACGCGCGCGCAACGACGCCTGGGACGCGCAGGACCTGGAGCGCTGA
- the map gene encoding type I methionyl aminopeptidase: protein MPSVHSSRTVLVPGQVSPRRPVPAHIPRPEYVDKPLPAPWRGPDVLDDDTVARVRVAARVAAQALQEVGRHVAPGVTTDELDAIGHEFLVAHGAYPSTLGYRGFPKSLCTSVNEVICHGIPDSTVVEDGDIVNIDVTAYIGGVHGDNNATFLAGDVDEESRLLVERTREALQRAITAVRPGREINVIGRVIERYAARFGYGVVRDFTGHGVGPAFHTGLVVPHYDAAPQYATLIEPGMVFTIEPMLDLGTADWEMWDDGWTVVTADRRRSAQFEHTLLVTDTGAEILTLP, encoded by the coding sequence ATGCCGTCGGTCCACTCGTCGCGCACGGTGCTCGTCCCCGGGCAGGTCAGCCCGCGACGTCCCGTCCCCGCGCACATCCCCCGTCCCGAGTACGTCGACAAGCCGCTGCCGGCGCCCTGGCGCGGGCCCGACGTGCTCGACGACGACACGGTGGCCCGCGTCCGCGTCGCGGCCCGCGTCGCCGCGCAGGCGCTCCAGGAGGTCGGCCGGCACGTCGCCCCCGGGGTGACGACCGACGAGCTCGACGCCATCGGCCACGAGTTCCTGGTCGCCCACGGCGCCTACCCGTCGACGCTCGGGTACCGCGGCTTCCCCAAGTCGCTGTGCACGTCGGTGAACGAGGTGATCTGCCACGGCATCCCCGACTCGACGGTCGTCGAGGACGGCGACATCGTCAACATCGACGTCACCGCCTACATCGGCGGCGTGCACGGCGACAACAACGCGACGTTCCTCGCCGGTGACGTGGACGAGGAGTCGCGCCTGCTCGTGGAACGCACGCGCGAGGCCCTGCAGCGCGCCATCACGGCCGTGCGCCCGGGGCGCGAGATCAACGTCATCGGTCGCGTCATCGAGAGGTACGCGGCACGCTTCGGCTACGGCGTCGTGCGGGACTTCACGGGGCACGGCGTCGGGCCGGCGTTCCACACCGGGCTCGTCGTGCCGCACTACGACGCCGCACCGCAGTACGCCACGCTCATCGAGCCCGGCATGGTCTTCACGATCGAGCCGATGCTGGACCTGGGCACCGCGGACTGGGAGATGTGGGACGACGGGTGGACGGTCGTCACGGCCGACCGCCGCCGGTCGGCGCAGTTCGAGCACACCCTGCTGGTCACCGACACCGGAGCGGAGATCCTGACGCTGCCATGA
- the ppgK gene encoding polyphosphate--glucose phosphotransferase: MSKDAKHKHKHDDVATAFGIDIGGSGIKGAPVDLSSGEFVGERVRIPTPRPATPEAVARTVAEVVDSFDLHKHVPIGVTFPAVILHGVAQSAANVDDAWIGTDVAATVGEATGRRVLAVNDADAAGYAEVAYGAAKDVPGVVLVVTLGTGIGSALVVDGVLVPNTELGHLEIDGHDAESRASDAARDREDLSFEQWAQRLQRYFSVVENLFWPDLIVVGGGVSKKHEQFLPLLDLRTRIVPAGLRNAAGIVGAARLAALGGPV; this comes from the coding sequence ATGAGCAAGGACGCGAAGCACAAGCACAAGCACGACGACGTCGCCACGGCGTTCGGCATCGACATCGGTGGTTCGGGCATCAAGGGCGCGCCCGTCGACCTGAGCTCCGGGGAGTTCGTCGGCGAGCGGGTGCGGATCCCGACTCCCCGGCCGGCGACGCCGGAGGCGGTCGCGCGGACCGTGGCCGAGGTCGTCGACTCCTTCGACCTCCACAAGCACGTGCCGATCGGCGTGACGTTCCCCGCCGTGATCCTGCACGGGGTGGCGCAGTCGGCGGCGAACGTCGACGACGCGTGGATCGGCACCGACGTGGCCGCGACGGTCGGCGAGGCGACCGGCCGGCGGGTGCTCGCCGTGAACGACGCGGACGCCGCCGGGTACGCCGAGGTCGCCTACGGCGCGGCGAAGGACGTGCCGGGTGTCGTGCTGGTCGTGACGCTGGGGACGGGCATCGGGTCGGCGCTGGTCGTCGACGGCGTCCTCGTGCCGAACACCGAGCTCGGCCACCTCGAGATCGACGGGCACGACGCCGAGTCCCGCGCGTCGGACGCCGCCCGGGACCGCGAGGACCTGTCGTTCGAGCAGTGGGCGCAGCGCCTGCAGCGGTACTTCTCGGTCGTCGAGAACCTGTTCTGGCCCGACCTCATCGTGGTCGGCGGCGGGGTGAGCAAGAAGCACGAGCAGTTCCTGCCGCTGCTGGACCTGCGCACCCGGATCGTCCCCGCGGGCCTGCGCAACGCCGCCGGTATCGTCGGCGCCGCGCGGCTCGCGGCGCTGGGCGGACCCGTCTGA
- a CDS encoding fatty acid desaturase family protein, whose protein sequence is MAAAPVSAPPAPTRPRQAAATGSYHELSAQVREAGLLERAPGFYITLLAGLTTVLAGLVTAFVLLGHSWWQLLVAAALGLVLTQFAFVAHEASHRQVLLTGPANDRLGRVLANGVVGISHSWWMTKHTRHHANPNRVGKDPDIEWDTVSFLEEDAAKQRGIMAAITRKQGWLFFPLLTLEGVNLHVLAYKSLIAAPASRARTLELVILTARLSIYAALVLWALPLGMAAAFLAVQLAVFGVYMGASFAPNHKGMAIIPADSRLDFLSKQVLTSRNIGGGMTVTMLMGGLDAQIEHHLFPNMPRPHLARARKIVRAHCESVGMPYTETSLVRSYALVVQYLNRVGLSARDPFDCPMVQRYRARSTR, encoded by the coding sequence GTGGCTGCTGCACCCGTATCCGCGCCCCCCGCCCCGACGCGCCCCCGTCAGGCGGCCGCGACCGGCAGCTATCACGAGCTGTCCGCCCAGGTGCGGGAGGCAGGCCTGCTCGAGCGCGCCCCCGGTTTCTACATCACGCTGCTCGCCGGCCTGACCACCGTCCTCGCCGGCCTGGTCACCGCGTTCGTGCTCCTCGGCCACTCCTGGTGGCAGCTCCTGGTCGCCGCGGCCCTCGGGCTCGTGCTCACGCAGTTCGCGTTCGTCGCGCACGAGGCCTCGCACCGCCAGGTGCTGCTGACGGGCCCGGCCAACGACCGGCTCGGCCGCGTCCTGGCCAACGGCGTCGTGGGCATCAGCCACTCGTGGTGGATGACCAAGCACACGCGCCACCACGCGAACCCCAACCGCGTCGGCAAGGACCCCGACATCGAGTGGGACACCGTCTCCTTCCTCGAGGAGGACGCCGCGAAGCAGCGCGGGATCATGGCGGCCATCACCCGCAAGCAGGGCTGGCTCTTCTTCCCGCTGCTGACGCTCGAGGGAGTCAACCTGCACGTCCTCGCGTACAAGAGCCTCATCGCCGCACCGGCGTCGCGGGCGCGCACGCTCGAGCTCGTGATCCTCACGGCCCGGCTCAGCATCTACGCGGCCCTCGTGCTGTGGGCTCTGCCGCTCGGCATGGCCGCGGCGTTCCTCGCGGTCCAGCTCGCCGTCTTCGGCGTGTACATGGGTGCGTCCTTCGCCCCCAACCACAAGGGCATGGCGATCATCCCGGCCGACAGCCGGCTCGACTTCCTGTCCAAGCAGGTGCTCACGTCCCGCAACATCGGCGGCGGCATGACCGTCACGATGCTCATGGGCGGCCTCGACGCGCAGATCGAGCACCACCTGTTCCCCAACATGCCGCGGCCGCACCTGGCCCGAGCGCGCAAGATCGTGCGCGCGCACTGCGAGAGCGTCGGCATGCCGTACACCGAGACGTCGCTCGTACGGTCCTACGCGCTCGTGGTCCAGTACCTCAACCGCGTCGGCCTGTCGGCTCGTGACCCCTTCGACTGCCCCATGGTCCAGCGGTACCGGGCGCGTTCCACGCGCTGA
- a CDS encoding DUF817 domain-containing protein, whose translation MLRDLRLSLPRPGARELTVVEERIDGWARARLARLRVRSVRAGLVELAVFVLKQGWACLFGGLLLGVLLVARFWYPDDAWLVRNDALTLAALALQVVMLVTRLETVRELRVVLLFHVVGTVMELFKTDAGSWSYAAEGVLRIGAVPLFSGFMYGAVGSYLVRVFRIFDLRFDRYPRRVLTALLAAGIYVNFFTHHWFADARWVLLAAVVAVYGRTVMHFRVHAARPRMPILAAFALVATFIWVAENVATFAGAWLYPSQVDGWHVVGGTKLVAWFLLMIISVVLVAWVYPPRRPDDRDRVAAPGG comes from the coding sequence GTGCTCCGCGACCTGCGTCTGTCCCTCCCCCGGCCCGGCGCGCGCGAGCTCACGGTCGTCGAGGAACGCATCGACGGCTGGGCCCGCGCCCGGCTGGCCCGCCTGCGCGTCCGCAGCGTCCGCGCCGGACTCGTCGAGCTCGCGGTGTTCGTCCTCAAGCAGGGCTGGGCGTGCCTGTTCGGCGGCCTGCTGCTGGGCGTCCTCCTCGTCGCCCGGTTCTGGTACCCCGACGACGCGTGGCTCGTCCGCAACGACGCGCTGACGCTCGCAGCGCTGGCGCTGCAGGTCGTCATGCTCGTGACCCGCCTCGAGACGGTCCGCGAGCTGCGGGTGGTGCTCCTGTTCCACGTCGTGGGGACCGTGATGGAGCTCTTCAAGACGGACGCGGGCTCGTGGTCGTACGCCGCGGAGGGCGTCCTGCGGATCGGCGCGGTGCCCCTCTTCTCGGGGTTCATGTACGGTGCCGTCGGCTCGTACCTGGTCCGCGTCTTCCGCATCTTCGACCTGCGCTTCGACCGGTACCCGCGCCGCGTGCTCACGGCCCTGCTCGCGGCGGGCATCTACGTCAACTTCTTCACGCACCACTGGTTCGCCGACGCGCGCTGGGTGCTGCTGGCGGCCGTGGTCGCCGTGTACGGCCGCACCGTCATGCACTTCCGCGTGCACGCGGCACGTCCGCGCATGCCGATCCTGGCGGCGTTCGCGCTGGTGGCGACGTTCATCTGGGTCGCCGAGAACGTCGCGACGTTCGCCGGCGCGTGGCTCTACCCGTCGCAGGTCGACGGCTGGCACGTCGTGGGCGGCACCAAGCTCGTCGCGTGGTTCCTGCTCATGATCATCTCGGTCGTGCTCGTCGCCTGGGTGTACCCGCCGAGGCGTCCGGACGACCGCGACCGCGTCGCGGCTCCCGGCGGGTGA
- a CDS encoding class I adenylate-forming enzyme family protein — protein sequence MTHDATTHGGRAALWPQPVLDLLARDPDRPVFEDGDRVVGAQEMGDAVARVVAGLRAADVGPGVGVALDLGVAPEAFAATLASFAVGARVCGLPPGLAPEQRAALLARADIALVVDDDRLAHLMTSPPAASVVAAGRPDDVARVTWTSGTSGRPKGCVQTYASMSAAWAPHPEQWPPAVAALAPRLQRYLVVGPLSSQVVLEYGVLALAAGGVLVAARPPGFPDAIVRHRATASVITVGRLHQLVRAQREHPADLSTLRALLVSGSPLAPSRLAEALDVLGPVVFHGYGQTETGMIAMATPGEMLENPAVLASVGRPPAAVGVQVRDGELLVRTPSQASAYWDDPQETAEVFVGGWVRTRDLGGLDADGYLHLRGRARDVVIVDAQLVHAGAVERVLAQDPAVAEAYVAARPDDDTGEAVHAWVVPAHGSVPDVDALRERVARALGAVAVPRSVTLVDGVPLTPAGKPDKSALLAPDLAPLGSHLASPPA from the coding sequence ATGACGCACGACGCGACGACCCACGGGGGACGCGCGGCGCTCTGGCCGCAGCCGGTGCTCGACCTGCTGGCGCGCGACCCGGACCGACCGGTCTTCGAGGACGGCGACCGGGTCGTGGGTGCCCAGGAGATGGGTGACGCCGTCGCCCGCGTCGTGGCGGGGCTGCGCGCGGCGGACGTCGGCCCGGGGGTGGGCGTCGCGCTCGACCTCGGCGTGGCGCCCGAGGCGTTCGCGGCGACCCTCGCGTCCTTCGCCGTGGGTGCGCGGGTCTGCGGGCTGCCGCCCGGGCTCGCCCCGGAGCAGCGTGCCGCCCTGCTGGCACGCGCCGACATCGCCCTCGTCGTCGACGACGACCGGCTCGCGCACCTCATGACGTCGCCGCCCGCCGCGTCGGTGGTGGCCGCCGGACGGCCCGACGACGTGGCACGCGTCACCTGGACCAGTGGCACCAGCGGCCGCCCCAAGGGGTGCGTGCAGACCTACGCCTCGATGAGCGCCGCCTGGGCACCGCACCCCGAGCAGTGGCCGCCCGCCGTCGCCGCGCTGGCGCCGCGGCTGCAGCGCTACCTCGTCGTCGGGCCCCTGAGCAGCCAGGTGGTGCTCGAGTACGGCGTGCTCGCCCTGGCCGCGGGGGGCGTCCTGGTCGCGGCGCGGCCGCCCGGCTTCCCCGACGCGATCGTGCGGCACCGCGCGACCGCGAGCGTCATCACGGTCGGCCGGCTCCACCAGCTCGTGCGCGCGCAGCGCGAGCACCCGGCGGACCTGTCGACCCTGCGGGCGCTGCTCGTCTCCGGGTCACCGCTCGCGCCGTCCCGCCTCGCCGAGGCCCTCGACGTGCTGGGACCCGTCGTGTTCCACGGGTACGGCCAGACCGAGACGGGGATGATCGCGATGGCCACGCCCGGCGAGATGCTGGAGAACCCCGCCGTGCTCGCGTCCGTCGGACGCCCCCCGGCGGCCGTCGGGGTGCAGGTCCGGGACGGCGAGCTGCTGGTCCGCACACCGTCGCAGGCGTCGGCCTACTGGGACGACCCGCAGGAGACGGCCGAGGTCTTCGTCGGCGGCTGGGTGCGCACGCGCGACCTGGGTGGGCTCGACGCGGACGGCTACCTCCACCTGCGCGGCCGCGCGCGCGACGTGGTCATCGTCGACGCGCAGCTCGTGCACGCGGGGGCCGTCGAGCGCGTCCTCGCGCAGGACCCCGCCGTGGCCGAGGCGTACGTCGCGGCCCGTCCCGACGACGACACGGGGGAGGCCGTCCACGCGTGGGTCGTGCCGGCCCACGGGTCCGTCCCGGACGTCGACGCGCTGCGGGAGCGTGTCGCGCGCGCGCTCGGCGCCGTCGCCGTGCCCCGCAGCGTCACCCTGGTCGACGGGGTCCCGCTCACGCCTGCCGGGAAGCCCGACAAGTCCGCGCTGCTCGCCCCCGACCTCGCGCCCCTGGGCTCGCACCTCGCGTCACCGCCGGCGTGA
- a CDS encoding aromatic amino acid ammonia-lyase codes for MDTRAALRTRVDLASPLRTRHLVAAAGPIDVVVPLEARERTGAARAFLDTAVADGRAVYGRTTGFGALVGFRGRSDGRDQADNTLAHLGAGQGPTLPAALVRATVLVRARSLAQGASGVAPHVLDALAAMLGTTFAPVVPRWGSVGASGDLVPLAAVAAALRGDGEADVEGRRMPAADALDAAGLTPLRLDGRDALALVNGTSLTTAALALALDGVRAAHGALVRLACLLTDLLGCDAQFTDVDLLDRYAHPGAAVVGVRMRELLGGLVPSGTRALQEPYSIRCTPQLLGAAHDALRYVEDVVTADLAGVSDNPLLFPEDDKIVHGGNFFGQPAAFAADLLALVAAQLGNLAERQLDLLVDPVRNGGLPPMLAAGPGLQHGLQGVQLASTALVAELRRDATPASMQSLSTNLRTQDVVPFGTQAALRSLDGVEVLHLLVGSLALGLRQASHVGARSPSAPASAALLSALSAAVRPVDPDRPLQQDVRTATHVVLTTDPEDQP; via the coding sequence ATGGACACCCGTGCCGCGCTGAGGACCCGCGTCGACCTCGCCTCCCCTCTGCGGACCCGCCACCTGGTGGCGGCCGCCGGCCCGATCGACGTCGTCGTCCCGCTCGAGGCACGCGAGCGCACCGGCGCGGCACGGGCGTTCCTGGACACGGCGGTCGCGGACGGCCGCGCCGTCTACGGCCGCACGACGGGCTTCGGGGCGCTCGTCGGCTTCCGGGGCCGGTCCGACGGCCGGGACCAGGCCGACAACACGCTCGCGCACCTCGGTGCCGGTCAGGGCCCGACGCTCCCCGCGGCGCTCGTCCGGGCGACCGTGCTGGTCCGGGCCCGGTCGCTCGCGCAGGGCGCGTCGGGCGTGGCGCCCCACGTGCTCGACGCCCTCGCCGCCATGCTCGGGACCACGTTCGCCCCCGTCGTGCCGCGGTGGGGGTCCGTCGGTGCCAGCGGCGACCTCGTGCCGCTGGCGGCCGTCGCCGCCGCGCTGCGCGGCGACGGCGAGGCCGACGTCGAGGGACGACGCATGCCGGCCGCCGACGCGCTCGACGCCGCCGGGCTGACCCCCCTGCGCCTCGACGGGCGCGACGCCCTCGCCCTGGTCAACGGCACGTCGCTGACCACCGCCGCGCTCGCGCTCGCGCTCGACGGCGTGCGCGCGGCCCACGGTGCGCTCGTGCGGCTCGCGTGCCTCCTCACGGACCTGCTCGGCTGCGACGCGCAGTTCACCGACGTCGACCTGCTGGACCGGTACGCCCACCCGGGTGCTGCCGTCGTCGGCGTGCGCATGCGCGAGCTCCTGGGGGGCCTCGTGCCGTCCGGCACCCGCGCGCTGCAGGAGCCCTACTCGATCCGCTGCACCCCCCAGCTGCTCGGTGCCGCCCACGACGCCCTGCGGTACGTCGAGGACGTCGTCACCGCGGACCTCGCCGGGGTCAGCGACAACCCGCTGCTGTTCCCCGAGGACGACAAGATCGTCCACGGGGGCAACTTCTTCGGTCAGCCCGCGGCGTTCGCCGCCGACCTGCTCGCGCTCGTCGCCGCACAGCTCGGCAACCTCGCCGAACGTCAGCTCGACCTGCTCGTCGACCCCGTGCGCAACGGCGGCCTGCCACCGATGCTCGCGGCGGGCCCGGGCCTCCAGCACGGGCTCCAGGGCGTGCAGCTCGCGTCGACCGCCCTGGTCGCCGAGCTCCGCCGGGACGCGACCCCCGCGAGCATGCAGTCGCTGTCGACCAACCTGCGCACGCAGGACGTGGTGCCGTTCGGCACGCAGGCCGCACTGCGCTCGCTCGACGGCGTCGAGGTCCTGCACCTGCTCGTCGGCTCGCTCGCCCTGGGGCTGCGCCAGGCCTCCCACGTCGGCGCCCGGTCACCGAGCGCGCCCGCGTCGGCCGCGCTGCTGTCCGCGCTCAGCGCCGCCGTGCGTCCCGTCGACCCCGACCGCCCGCTCCAGCAGGACGTGCGCACCGCCACGCACGTCGTCCTGACCACCGACCCGGAGGACCAGCCATGA
- a CDS encoding NAD(P)-binding domain-containing protein has protein sequence MTLDHLVIGAGPAGLQLGALLEADGRRDYLVVDRADVPGSFFTRYPRHRRLISINKPRTGSDDPELNLRLDWNSLLSDDPDLRFTRYTDRYFPDADVMVQYLADFAERSKVRVRYGAAVSRVSRGNDVFEVQVGSDVLTARSVVVATGVSRLHRPPIPGFELAEGYDTMPVDPEDYLDQRVLIIGKGNSAFETADALMETTTTIHVAGPDSVRLAWRTHYVGHLRAVNNNFLDTYQLKSANAVLDGTVERIERDDEGLAVTFRFTRADETRVLHYDRVLACTGFAFDASVFDETCRPALAIGGRFPAQTDEWESVDVPGLFFAGTLSQQRDFTHSTNGFVHGFRYAVRALHRVLERRYGGEPWPSVPVDPTPAAITAAVVERVNRTSALWQQFGVLADVVAVTDGAARYHEEVPVAYHGRVGLGPDGHDDDAFVVTLEYGPDHDKVDPFDVRVNRIAQDVPGVAHDAAYLHPVVRHHRRGEHVATHHLAENLENRWDRPDAHVAPLEAFVAGALAGR, from the coding sequence ATGACCCTCGACCACCTCGTCATCGGAGCCGGCCCCGCGGGCCTGCAGCTCGGCGCGCTGCTCGAGGCCGACGGCCGGCGCGACTACCTCGTCGTAGACCGCGCCGACGTCCCCGGCTCGTTCTTCACGCGCTACCCGCGGCACCGCCGGCTCATCTCGATCAACAAGCCGCGCACGGGTAGCGACGACCCCGAGCTCAACCTGCGGCTCGACTGGAACTCCCTGCTGAGCGACGACCCGGACCTGCGGTTCACGCGCTACACCGACCGCTACTTCCCCGACGCCGACGTCATGGTGCAGTACCTCGCGGACTTCGCCGAGCGCTCCAAGGTGCGCGTGCGGTACGGCGCCGCCGTCTCACGCGTGTCGCGCGGCAACGACGTCTTCGAGGTGCAGGTCGGCAGCGACGTCCTGACGGCGCGCTCGGTCGTGGTCGCCACGGGCGTCAGCCGGCTGCACCGCCCGCCCATCCCCGGCTTCGAGCTCGCCGAGGGCTACGACACCATGCCCGTCGACCCCGAGGACTACCTCGACCAGCGGGTCCTCATCATCGGCAAGGGCAACTCGGCGTTCGAGACGGCCGACGCCCTCATGGAGACGACGACCACCATCCACGTCGCCGGGCCCGACTCCGTGCGCCTCGCGTGGCGCACGCACTACGTCGGCCACCTGCGCGCCGTGAACAACAACTTCCTCGACACCTACCAGCTCAAGTCGGCCAACGCCGTGCTCGACGGCACGGTCGAGCGCATCGAGCGGGACGACGAGGGCCTGGCGGTGACGTTCCGCTTCACGCGTGCCGACGAGACCCGCGTGCTGCACTACGACCGCGTCCTGGCGTGCACCGGCTTCGCGTTCGACGCCTCGGTGTTCGACGAGACGTGCCGGCCCGCGCTCGCGATCGGCGGCCGGTTCCCCGCCCAGACCGACGAGTGGGAGTCGGTCGACGTGCCGGGCCTGTTCTTCGCCGGCACGCTCAGCCAGCAGCGCGACTTCACGCACTCGACCAACGGGTTCGTCCACGGCTTCCGGTACGCCGTGCGGGCCCTGCACCGCGTCCTGGAACGGCGCTACGGCGGCGAGCCGTGGCCGTCGGTGCCCGTCGACCCGACGCCCGCCGCGATCACGGCGGCCGTGGTCGAGCGCGTCAACCGCACGTCGGCGCTGTGGCAGCAGTTCGGGGTGCTGGCCGACGTCGTCGCGGTGACGGACGGTGCGGCGCGGTACCACGAGGAGGTGCCGGTGGCCTACCACGGTCGCGTCGGCCTGGGTCCGGACGGTCACGACGACGACGCGTTCGTCGTCACGCTCGAGTACGGCCCCGACCACGACAAGGTCGACCCGTTCGACGTGAGAGTGAACCGCATCGCGCAGGACGTGCCCGGCGTGGCGCACGACGCCGCGTACCTGCACCCGGTCGTCCGCCACCACCGACGGGGCGAGCACGTCGCCACCCACCACCTCGCGGAGAACCTGGAGAACCGGTGGGACCGGCCCGACGCGCACGTCGCACCGCTCGAGGCGTTCGTGGCCGGCGCGCTCGCGGGGCGCTGA
- a CDS encoding alpha-hydroxy acid oxidase: MGPSVGAREAERGARAVLDPVHFDYLAGGAGDERTLTGNEDAFARRRLVPRVLRGPGPVDLTTDLPGVRLAAPVVVAPTAFHRLAHRAGEVATATGVRAAGGLLTVSTMATTAVEEIAATGAALWFQLYLQPDRAFTAAVAARAAAAGCRALVLTVDSPVRGRHARDARHRFTELPAGLVCENLRDADGRVRDLVVDPDLGWDDVAWLGGTTSLPLLVKGVLHPADAGLAVEHGVDGIVVSNHGGRQLDGAVSTLDALPAVVAAVAGRVPVLLDGGVRSGTDALVALALGADAVMVGRPVLWGLARGGADGVQEALEDLTDGLAHAMALVGAHRPGDLGPDLVTIP, from the coding sequence GTGGGCCCGTCGGTCGGGGCGCGGGAGGCCGAGCGCGGTGCGCGCGCGGTGCTCGACCCCGTGCACTTCGACTACCTCGCGGGCGGCGCCGGCGACGAGCGCACGCTGACGGGCAACGAGGACGCGTTCGCGCGCCGCCGGCTCGTCCCGCGGGTGCTGCGCGGACCGGGGCCGGTCGACCTGACGACCGACCTGCCGGGCGTGCGGCTCGCGGCTCCCGTGGTCGTGGCGCCCACCGCGTTCCACCGCCTCGCGCACCGTGCCGGCGAGGTCGCGACCGCGACCGGCGTGCGCGCGGCCGGCGGCCTGCTGACCGTGAGCACGATGGCGACGACCGCGGTCGAGGAGATCGCCGCGACGGGAGCCGCGCTGTGGTTCCAGCTCTACCTGCAGCCGGACCGGGCGTTCACGGCGGCGGTCGCCGCGCGCGCCGCCGCCGCCGGCTGCCGGGCGCTCGTCCTGACGGTCGACTCCCCCGTGCGGGGACGGCACGCGCGCGACGCGCGGCACCGGTTCACCGAGCTGCCCGCCGGCCTCGTGTGCGAGAACCTGCGCGACGCCGACGGGCGTGTGCGGGACCTCGTCGTCGACCCGGACCTCGGCTGGGACGACGTCGCGTGGCTGGGCGGCACCACGTCGCTGCCGCTCCTGGTCAAGGGGGTGCTCCACCCCGCCGACGCCGGGCTGGCCGTCGAGCACGGCGTCGACGGGATCGTCGTCTCCAACCACGGCGGGCGACAGCTCGACGGGGCGGTGAGCACCCTCGACGCGCTGCCCGCGGTCGTCGCGGCGGTCGCGGGCCGCGTACCGGTGCTGCTCGACGGCGGCGTGCGCAGCGGCACGGACGCCCTCGTCGCGCTGGCGCTGGGCGCCGACGCCGTCATGGTCGGCCGCCCGGTGCTGTGGGGGCTCGCACGCGGCGGCGCGGACGGCGTGCAGGAGGCCCTGGAGGACCTGACCGACGGGCTCGCGCACGCCATGGCCCTGGTCGGAGCGCACCGACCGGGCGATCTGGGACCCGACCTGGTGACGATCCCGTGA